The following coding sequences are from one Candidatus Equadaptatus faecalis window:
- the mraY gene encoding phospho-N-acetylmuramoyl-pentapeptide-transferase, translated as MFYPFVFFLGMLLTALFSEAVLQHFWIAQMLKMRIEQVTKMYGPSWHDKAKMGTPSMGGVVFVLVYLVMFVAVAVYCRFPADLCLASVLYPLAAACVGFVDDWLKYKSNSSEGLKSLQKLFMQILITVPLAVYAVDGEFVLIADIVLPRWAGILFVSILGVTILNAVNVTDGLDCLAAGCTLITFAGIKAFMTLDPVTYVVLAVTAGICMGFLWHNANPAKVFMGDCGSHFLGAVIFVICLNCNAVLYMIPLSFIFMIEILSVAIQIFTIRKLHKKVFLMSPVHHHFELKGWGENQVVIRFCIIHMLGALMGTMLLSVIEMYM; from the coding sequence ATGTTTTATCCATTCGTGTTTTTTCTTGGTATGCTTCTGACGGCTTTATTCAGTGAAGCAGTATTGCAGCATTTCTGGATAGCCCAGATGCTGAAAATGAGAATTGAACAGGTTACGAAAATGTACGGTCCCAGCTGGCACGATAAGGCGAAGATGGGAACGCCTTCCATGGGAGGAGTCGTTTTTGTACTTGTGTATCTCGTGATGTTTGTGGCAGTCGCCGTTTATTGCCGTTTCCCAGCTGATTTGTGCCTTGCTTCTGTATTGTATCCGCTTGCGGCTGCCTGTGTGGGATTTGTTGACGACTGGCTTAAATACAAAAGCAATTCAAGCGAAGGACTGAAAAGCCTTCAAAAATTGTTCATGCAGATATTGATAACCGTCCCGCTTGCCGTTTATGCGGTTGACGGAGAGTTTGTGCTGATTGCAGACATTGTTTTGCCGCGCTGGGCAGGTATTCTGTTTGTAAGTATTTTGGGAGTGACTATATTGAATGCCGTCAACGTTACTGACGGGCTTGACTGCCTTGCAGCCGGTTGTACGCTGATTACGTTCGCAGGCATAAAAGCATTTATGACTCTTGACCCCGTAACCTATGTTGTGCTGGCGGTGACAGCCGGTATCTGCATGGGCTTCTTGTGGCACAACGCAAATCCTGCCAAGGTGTTTATGGGCGACTGCGGATCACATTTCCTCGGAGCGGTCATATTCGTTATATGTCTTAACTGCAACGCAGTACTGTATATGATACCGTTGAGTTTTATTTTTATGATTGAAATACTCTCCGTAGCAATACAGATTTTTACAATAAGGAAACTGCATAAAAAAGTATTCCTGATGAGCCCTGTACATCACCATTTTGAGCTTAAAGGCTGGGGCGAAAATCAGGTCGTAATACGTTTTTGTATTATACACATGCTGGGAGCACTTATGGGTACGATGCTGCTTTCCGTAATTGAAATGTACATGTAG
- a CDS encoding UDP-N-acetylmuramoyl-tripeptide--D-alanyl-D-alanine ligase, whose amino-acid sequence MNCIMTASEAAKICKGELYGSDADICRRWRADSRDITFGDAFVAVKGGNTDGHLFVRQAIDRGAQMLLVQKNKVTELGLDSPDYAGLSTIAVDDTLKALSALAHAYFEKVSPQIVGITGSVGKTTTRELLVAALGKKYKLHSAIRSFNTSIGCSLVVLEMPADTEMLVLEFGTNHFGEISEMTDLFPPETALITEIAPAHLAGFGSIGGVLKAKLEICSRGVRVLVYNADNVLLKESLQAGVNAEKLIGVGYSGDADLKIMQTKISLDNSGAKISAVYRSEDVDFECSAGLFGKQHAYNIGYALAAARYYGVSNEDIKSAFAELNPIAGRGVCKKLPNNSWVIDEAYNANPASMRAAIENLYEISGSMKKTAVLAGMRELGKDILYWHKEILFLAKRCDRLFLLGEEWHAVPLPENAKLYDSFEDLTENVINEDLSDTVLLIKGSNSYGLKRLVTVLTEG is encoded by the coding sequence ATGAACTGTATCATGACCGCTTCGGAAGCTGCAAAAATATGCAAAGGGGAACTGTACGGAAGTGACGCGGATATCTGCCGGAGATGGCGTGCAGACAGCCGTGATATAACTTTCGGTGATGCTTTTGTTGCCGTAAAGGGCGGGAATACTGACGGACATCTTTTCGTACGCCAGGCAATCGACCGCGGAGCTCAAATGCTTCTTGTACAGAAAAACAAAGTGACTGAACTCGGACTTGATTCTCCCGATTATGCCGGACTGAGCACTATTGCTGTTGATGATACGCTCAAGGCTCTCAGCGCACTTGCCCACGCATATTTTGAAAAAGTATCACCGCAGATTGTAGGCATAACCGGAAGCGTCGGCAAAACCACTACGAGGGAACTGCTTGTCGCAGCCCTCGGCAAAAAATACAAACTTCACAGCGCAATACGCAGCTTTAACACCTCCATAGGCTGCAGTCTTGTGGTTTTGGAAATGCCTGCCGATACTGAAATGCTTGTGCTTGAATTCGGAACGAACCATTTTGGCGAAATAAGCGAAATGACAGATTTGTTCCCGCCTGAAACAGCTTTGATAACGGAAATTGCTCCTGCCCATCTTGCGGGTTTCGGCAGTATCGGCGGAGTGCTTAAGGCCAAGCTTGAAATTTGTTCGCGGGGAGTAAGGGTGCTGGTGTACAATGCAGACAACGTGCTGCTTAAAGAATCCCTGCAGGCAGGGGTTAACGCTGAGAAACTTATCGGCGTAGGCTATTCCGGTGATGCCGATCTGAAAATAATGCAGACAAAAATTTCTCTTGATAACAGCGGCGCAAAAATATCAGCTGTATACCGCTCAGAAGATGTGGATTTTGAATGCAGCGCAGGGCTGTTCGGCAAACAGCATGCCTACAATATCGGCTACGCACTGGCGGCAGCGCGTTATTACGGAGTCAGTAATGAAGATATAAAGAGCGCTTTTGCGGAACTTAATCCTATTGCGGGGCGCGGAGTTTGCAAAAAACTGCCGAATAATTCATGGGTAATTGATGAGGCGTATAATGCCAATCCTGCCTCCATGAGAGCAGCGATAGAAAATCTGTACGAAATTTCAGGCAGTATGAAAAAAACAGCTGTGCTTGCAGGCATGCGTGAACTTGGGAAAGACATCCTGTACTGGCATAAGGAAATACTTTTTCTGGCAAAGCGCTGCGACAGACTGTTCCTTTTGGGCGAAGAGTGGCACGCTGTTCCACTTCCGGAAAACGCAAAGCTGTACGACAGCTTCGAAGATTTGACAGAAAACGTGATAAATGAGGATTTGTCTGATACTGTGCTGTTAATCAAGGGATCAAATTCCTACGGTCTTAAAAGGCTTGTAACTGTACTGACGGAGGGTTAA